Proteins encoded by one window of Zea mays cultivar B73 unplaced genomic scaffold, Zm-B73-REFERENCE-NAM-5.0 scaffold_580, whole genome shotgun sequence:
- the LOC118475696 gene encoding ATP synthase subunit alpha, mitochondrial has translation MEFSPRAAELTTLLESRMINFYTNLKVDEIGRVVSVGDGIARVYGLNEIQAGEMVEFASGVKGIALNLENENVGIVVFGSDTAIKEGDLVKRTGSIVDVPAGKAMLGRVVDALGVPIDGKGALSDHERRRVEVKAPGIIERKSVHEPMQTGLKAVDSLVPIGRGQRELIIGDRQTGKTAIAIDTILNQKQMNSRGTNESETLYCVYVAIGQKRSTVAQLVQILSEANALEYSMLVAATASDPAPLQFLAPYSGCAMGEYFRDNGMHALIIYDDLSKQAVAYRQMSLLLRRPPGREAFPGDVFYLHSRLLERAAKRSDQTGAGSLTALPVIETQAGDVSAYIPTNVISITDGQICLETELFYRGIRPAINVGLSVSRVGSAAQLKAMKQVCGSSKLELAQYREVAAFAQFGSDLDAATQALLNRGARLTEVPKQPQYEPLPIEKQIVVIYAAVNGFCDRMPLDRISQYEKNILSTINPELLKSFLEKGGLTNERKMEPDASLKESALNL, from the coding sequence ATGGAATTCTCACCAAGAGCTGCGGAACTCACGACTCTATTAGAAAGTAGAATGATCAACTTTTACACGAATTTGAAAGTGGATGAGATCGGTCGAGTGGTCTCAGTTGGAGATGGGATTGCACGAGTTTACGGATTGAACGAGATTCAAGCAGGAGAAATGGTGGAATTTGCCAGCGGTGTGAAAGGAATAGCCTTGAATCTTGAGAATGAGAATGTAGGTATTGTTGTCTTTGGTAGTGATACCGCTATTAAAGAAGGAGATCTTGTCAAGCGCACTGGATCTATTGTGGATGTTCCTGCGGGAAAGGCCATGTTAGGCCGTGTGGTCGACGCCTTGGGAGTACCTATTGATGGAAAAGGGGCTCTAAGCGATCACGAACGAAGACGTGTCGAAGTGAAAGCCCCAGGGATTATTGAACGTAAATCTGTCCACGAACCTATGCAAACAGGCTTAAAAGCAGTGGATAGCCTGGTTCCTATAGGCCGTGGTCAACGAGAACTTATAATCGGGGACAGACAAACTGGAAAAACAGCAATAGCTATCGATACTATATTAAACCAAAAGCAAATGAACTCAAGGGGCACAAATGAGAGTGAGACATTGTATTGTGTCTATGTTGCGATTGGACAAAAACGCTCGACTGTGGCACAATTAGTTCAAATTCTGTCAGAAGCGAATGCTTTGGAATATTCCATGCTTGTAGCAGCCACCGCTTCGGATCCAGCTCCTCTGCAATTTCTGGCCCCATATTCTGGGTGTGCCATGGGGGAATATTTCCGCGATAATGGAATGCATGCATTAATTATATATGATGATCTAAGTAAACAGGCGGTGGCATATCGACAAATGTCATTATTGTTACGCCGACCACCAGGCCGTGAGGCTTTCCCCGGGGATGTTTTCTATTTACATTCCCGTCTCTTAGAAAGAGCCGCTAAACGATCGGACCAGACAGGTGCAGGTAGCTTGACTGCGTTACCCGTGATTGAAACACAAGCTGGAGACGTATCGGCCTATATCCCCACCAATGTGATCTCCATTACAGATGGACAAATCTGTTTGGAAACAGAGCTCTTTTATCGCGGAATTAGACCAGCTATTAACGTTGGCTTATCCGTCAGTCGCGTCGGGTCCGCCGCTCAGTTGAAAGCTATGAAACAAGTCTGCGGTAGTTCAAAACTGGAATTGGCACAATATCGCGAAGTGGCCGCCTTCGCTCAATTTGGGTCAGACCTTGATGCTGCGACTCAGGCATTACTCAATAGAGGTGCAAGGCTTACAGAAGTGCCCAAACAACCACAATATGAGCCACTTCCAATTGAAAAACAAATTGTTGTTATTTATGCTGCTGTCAACGGCTTCTGTGATCGAATGCCACTAGACAGAATTTCTCAATATGAAAAAAACATTCTAAGTACTATTAATCCTGAATTACTAAAATCCTTCTTAGAAAAAGGTGGCTTAACTAACGAAAGAAAGATGGAACCTGATGCTTCTTTAAAAGAAAGCGCTTTAAATTTATGA